CTTTAACTTCTTTGCGCagcaatatttatatatactcaTATATACAAAGATTAATTTGACCGCACATAAAactgaaagaagaaaaataataataattcattattaaattataaaatttggagTAAAATATTAGTGGAttttaaaatactcaaattTATAGACGTATAATTTATCTTTGTATCCTACGCTAAGAAAAATGTTCTATCTTTTATTCATGAATGAAGAAATTATCAAACTCCAACATCCATCTGTTTGGAATCATGAAATTATTCGCGCCTCATCAAACGAGATCTTTATTATCGACGTGACAAAGTACCATCGAGCTTCCGAGTTCACCGCAAGTAATTTCGGTTGTCAGAGCAGTAAATTAACATTTGGAAAAGCTTCTAGTATGTTTTGCGGCCAAGCCTGAATGGATGAATCAGCTGATGAAATATTCGGAATCTCACAATAATAAACATTAGTTATGCTTATAGCTTCAATTGTCATCTTGTTACTCTGAGTACTTTACTTGACACAATAGCAATAAAATCCGAAAAACACCGAAGTCGACTTTCGCTATCTCATCGTGTAATTTATCGTATTTGACAAACAGTTGTGATTCAGTCAAAAagtgtcattttatttttgttgaaagagaaaaataaacttataatGTCATTAAACACTGCACACGCCAATAATGGTGTTCTTTTGCATGCTGGAGAATGGTAAGctgatataatataatacaaaaagataataattattttttagtgaaaattatttattatttagatcgCAAAGTATGACGTAGATACGTTAGTATATGAAAATGACCTTCCTTCTATAAGCAAACGTACTTACATTGTATTTAATATTCCTAGAAAATTGAATACTACTGTAATATAGATAAGAGGCTGATTTTCATAAACttttaaatctataaaaatgattacGCAATAAATTGTAACAACTGTATAAATCTGTTTTTAGTATTCTTCTTTTTTGTGACAATGTCACAATGGAATTTCATGGACAAGAACAACCAGAATTTATTGGTTCAAAAAAGGGAAGAATATATTTGACAACGCATCGGATGATATTTAATGCCAAAGaccaaaatgaaaaaatgaaatcctTTAGCTTTCCTTTCGTCACTTTGAGTGAGGTAGAGCTTGAACAGCCATTATTTGGAGCTAATTACATAAAAGGAAAATGCCGTGCTCAACCAAATGGTAATTGGGTAGGagaatgtaaatttaaattacatttcaAGAGTGGCGGTGCTATTGAATTTGGCCAAGCAATGTTGAGAGCAGCCTCTATGGgtatagaatttaattataaacattgaaataaatgcgatgattatttttatttttttctttataaaaacaacgattattttttttttttagctcaaCGAAGCGGTCCTGGATACGATGCTCCTCCACCTTATCAGCCACCAACATCTGATTGGTATGCTGCTCCGCCACCAGCTTATCAAGCAGCTCCTTCTGGATACTATGGTTGGATGCCTCCCACCAATGCATTTCCTGACATGCCTCCaggtttgtttttttaataattatttattctaaagtAGTTgacgtttattttttttttatttttaccaatgtaagttttttttatttttatatcaatagcTAACAGTGTTTACATGACGGACATGCCACCTCCATATCCAGGGATAAATACTGCTCCTATGCAAGGAGGAAATCCACAACCAGTTGGTAGCCCAGCGTGGGCCAACCCTGAGTATAATCCAGGATACCAGCAAACAGGTTATCCCCAACCACCTAATTATGCACAATCTGCCGGCTATTATAACAATTACCCTCAGAATCCACCACCCTATTCTCCTCAAGGATCATATAAACCGTATTAGCTATGcgtttgatttaaattattcaccAATATTCTTCACAATTTTGTGTAGGAATAATTTGCTTTTAACAccaaattacaaataattatatttaatcaaaaaaaaaaaaaaattttattgtatttgatgtgttttaaaattataaaatttagatgGCAACTTATAAACATTCCAAAAGTTTTATGCTAAAAAAGCTAATTGATATTGTTATAACcaaatcataaaatattactATGTTATGCTAGttaaactataataaaatataataatgatttcttttattcaaataataaagCCGTATGAAAACTCAAATTTggttttattttgatttaataactattatcattttttttaactcataATATTATCCAAACAGTTTTAAACTTTCATTGTTATCATGATAATTTAGGTAATTtagcaagtaaaatttcagaaaaatttatcactagtgatcataaattttaaaaatcgtaaaattctaattcaatgatttaaactatttgattttctatgaaatgttaattaaatgataatattCTTAGTCTCAGTTGATTAAATTCATTTGATTGTAACTTTCATCtaatgtggaattttttacgaaaaatatttttcaaacaacTGAAATCacatgttaaaattatatttgcatgtttaaaatatgataaatttattgctaCCCCTATTTTACAGTTTTTATGtatcttataattatttaaataaaaagatctTTAGAACCattatagtaatattttttatttcatataaaattaatatggaCATTTTACTTAGTTTTTACAATGGTATTGACTAAGTAAGTATTCACAAAGCTGaattgaagtaaaaaataagaatgtatatttgtaaaacgattaaaaaaattaatcaattgttaataaattgaaaaatatcttTTGTCAACCATACTCTGATGTAATAGTAAGACTTAAAGTATTATCTTTGATGAGTGTGGCATGATACCAGACTCTAGTATCAAGCAATACTATATCTCCTGTATCTACCGAAAAATTAAAACGTTTGCAGACACTATCACATTCAGGAGTTGGAGCAACTgaccatattttttttccagcgAGTTGTCCTTGCCACATCAGTCGAGGAATGTAATCCAACTAGAATggaaaaaatgtcaataaacaagttataaataatacaacataaaataatgaaagtgTTAACAATTCTTACATGCATGTTTGCTCCTTGGTCATacccaataaaaatataatttgtctGCGGTATCTCTGTATCAAGTGGCAAAAAATGAGGTGAGTCATAATATTTCTTCATTACGTCTAATACTTGTGGATGGCAATTTTTCCATCCAACATACCAAggatttttgtttaaataattagatgcTTGTTGTTTGCTCATTGTTAAAACTTGtttcaataatgaaaaattacttttgaagTGTAAGAATTGGCATTCATCTTCAATAGATTCATAAGCACCGTCAATACTTT
The sequence above is drawn from the Cotesia glomerata isolate CgM1 linkage group LG4, MPM_Cglom_v2.3, whole genome shotgun sequence genome and encodes:
- the LOC123263402 gene encoding WW domain-binding protein 2; its protein translation is MSLNTAHANNGVLLHAGECILLFCDNVTMEFHGQEQPEFIGSKKGRIYLTTHRMIFNAKDQNEKMKSFSFPFVTLSEVELEQPLFGANYIKGKCRAQPNGNWVGECKFKLHFKSGGAIEFGQAMLRAASMAQRSGPGYDAPPPYQPPTSDWYAAPPPAYQAAPSGYYGWMPPTNAFPDMPPANSVYMTDMPPPYPGINTAPMQGGNPQPVGSPAWANPEYNPGYQQTGYPQPPNYAQSAGYYNNYPQNPPPYSPQGSYKPY
- the LOC123263394 gene encoding uncharacterized protein LOC123263394, yielding MDNKTNKKDQIIFIKKIFTAVTKEFLCQGIEIKNLKEVVRLKNDKTYNKLTILHLSIYKKCILTILLSFIISIFFYNLSLNFSIHFVFEKRCFIPNNYFVWEFTRPVSNCDYCRGVINALIMNNLTREEFAPYAYSSKPMIIKNAARTWKASKMFNLNFFNNLYESIDGAYESIEDECQFLHFKSNFSLLKQVLTMSKQQASNYLNKNPWYVGWKNCHPQVLDVMKKYYDSPHFLPLDTEIPQTNYIFIGYDQGANMHLDYIPRLMWQGQLAGKKIWSVAPTPECDSVCKRFNFSVDTGDIVLLDTRVWYHATLIKDNTLSLTITSEYG